Proteins encoded by one window of Dendropsophus ebraccatus isolate aDenEbr1 chromosome 4, aDenEbr1.pat, whole genome shotgun sequence:
- the LOC138788392 gene encoding pleckstrin homology domain-containing family F member 1-like isoform X3: protein MVDHLAYTEINSQRIATVETYFGAAGQPLALPGRVLVGEGVLTKECRKKPKPRVFFLFSDILVYGTIVINKVKYSCQHIIPLEDVTTEKLPDNGEMRNRWMLKTSKKSFVVCAASYTEREEWISHIKECSSRLLAKTGRRPSTKHAAPWIPDKATDICMRCTKTKFTTLNRRHHCRNCGFVVCRDCSQHKFVIRSLSSKPLRVCSLCHRKLMSDKIAEEDEKRQAREIQREMPEYEPSSDEDSDEDKNEIISNEDFYSSSWSAFHD from the coding sequence ATGGTGGATCATCTTGCATACACAGAGATCAACTCCCAAAGGATAGCAACTGTGGAAACATATTTTGGTGCTGCAGGCCAGCCTCTTGCTCTCCCAGGAAGAGTCCTCGTAGGAGAAGGGGTATTGACCAAAGAGTGTCGGAAAAAGCCTAAGCCAAGAGTATTCTTTCTCTTTAGTGATATCCTTGTTTATGGAACCATTGTGATAAATAAAGTTAAGTACAGTTGCCAGCACATTATTCCTTTAGAAGATGTGACCACTGAGAAACTTCCTGACAATGGAGAAATGAGGAATCGGTGGATGCTGAAGACCTCCAAGAAGTCATTTGTGGTTTGTGCTGCTTCTTACACTGAAAGGGAAGAGTGGATCAGTCACATAAAGGAGTGTTCCAGTAGGCTCTTGGCCAAGACTGGAAGACGACCATCCACTAAACATGCAGCACCTTGGATACCAGACAAAGCAACTGATATATGTATGAGATGCACCAAAACAAAGTTTACAACATTAAATCGTAGGCACCATTGTCGCAACTGTGGGTTTGTTGTATGTCGGGATTGTTCTCAACACAAGTttgtgatcaggtccttatctTCGAAGCCCTTAAGAGTCTGTTCCCTTTGCCATCGAAAGCTGATGTCTGATAAAATAGCTGAGGAAGATGAAAAGAGGCAAGCTCGTGAGATCCAAAGAGAAATGCCAGAATATGAACCTTCAAGTGATGAAGACAGCGATGAAGACAAGAACGAGATTATTTCCAATGAAGACTTTTACTCATCCTCATGGTCAGCATTCCATGACTGA